CGAAGGACAAGAAGTAGATTTGCAAACTTATCAAACTTGGAAAAGATTCCCATTTATTCCAATCGTAAATCAAGACAATAAACTTTTACGCTTTAAAGCAAATCATGAAATCTATAATTATCCCAACAAAGTGATCATTATGGCTGGTGGTCTTGGCACTCGACTAAGACCCCTAACCAACGAAACCCCCAAGCCAATGCTTAAAATTGGTGCAAAACCTATTTTGCAAGAGATCATCGAAGGATTTCAAAATAAAGGATTTTCTAGTTTCTTTATTAGCGTCAATTATAAAGCAGAGGTGATCAAAGAATATTTTAAAGATGGGAAGAAATTTGGCGTCAAAATAAACTATCTAGAAGAAGAAAAACAACTTGGCACATGTGGAAGCATCAAGTTTGCAGAAAGCTATCTTACCGAGCCATTTTTTGTCATCAATGGCGATATCTTGGCAGATATAGACTACAAACAGCTACTTACTACACACACAACTTCTCAAAACGATATTACAGTTTGTATTTTTCCCTATTCTTATACAGTGCCATTTGGTGTAATTGAAGATCATTTAAAGACACCAATCACCATTAAAGAAAAACCAACCTATACACACTATATTAACTGCGGAGTCTACATTATCAGCCCCTCCACACTTGATTTAATCAATCAAAATGAACATCTAGATATGCCCACCCTAATCACCAAAGCAATCTCAAAGAATCTCAAGGTAGGGACATTTATAATCAATGAATGGATTGACATTGGAAATCTGGAAGATTTTTATCGAGCTAGAGATAAAATAAATCTCAATAAGGAGTGAATATGAATTTTGAAAAATCAAATCAATGGCGCATCAAGGCAAAAAACTTAATTCCTGGCGGAGGCCACACATACAGTAAGGGCGATGATCAATTCCCTGCTCTCAGCCCATTTGCAATCCAAAAAGGATTAGGCGCAAGGGTTTGGGATATTGATGGAAATGAATTTGTAGATTGGGGAATGGGACTTGGTTCAGTTCTTCTGGGGCACGCTTTCCCTCCTGTTGTTGAAGTGGTTCAACAAGAACTGCAAAATGGATGCAATTTTATTAGACCAAGTTTTATTGAAGCAGAAGTAGCAGAACTTCTAGCAAACACAATCCCTTGCGCAGAAATGGTGAAATTTGCCAAAAATGGATCAAATGCGACAAGTGCTGCTGTCAAACTTGCACGAGCCTATACTGGAAAAGAAGTTATTCTGCGTTGCAAAGATCATGCGTTCTTCAGCATTGATGATTGGTTTATGGGAAATACTGCAGTCAATGCCGGAATTCCCAAAAGCGTACAAGTTCTTACCGACTCCTTTGGCTACAATGATCCTCAAAGCCTTATTGAAAAAATCAACTACCATCAAAATAATGTTGCTTGCGTGATTTTGGAGCCTGCAGCGACTTGTGAACCTCAAGATAATTTTTTGCAAAAAGTGCGAGAAATATGCACACAATATGGAATCGTACTCATCTTTGATGAAGTTGTT
The DNA window shown above is from Helicobacter kayseriensis and carries:
- a CDS encoding nucleotidyltransferase family protein, which translates into the protein MKDLFHQITLSQHTTLQEAILHLEKNDLDGTNRVVLYVIDEDQKLLGSIMDVDIRRSALQNHLSPQTPITQIMNPAPRKIIEGQEVDLQTYQTWKRFPFIPIVNQDNKLLRFKANHEIYNYPNKVIIMAGGLGTRLRPLTNETPKPMLKIGAKPILQEIIEGFQNKGFSSFFISVNYKAEVIKEYFKDGKKFGVKINYLEEEKQLGTCGSIKFAESYLTEPFFVINGDILADIDYKQLLTTHTTSQNDITVCIFPYSYTVPFGVIEDHLKTPITIKEKPTYTHYINCGVYIISPSTLDLINQNEHLDMPTLITKAISKNLKVGTFIINEWIDIGNLEDFYRARDKINLNKE
- a CDS encoding glutamate-1-semialdehyde 2,1-aminomutase, which translates into the protein MNFEKSNQWRIKAKNLIPGGGHTYSKGDDQFPALSPFAIQKGLGARVWDIDGNEFVDWGMGLGSVLLGHAFPPVVEVVQQELQNGCNFIRPSFIEAEVAELLANTIPCAEMVKFAKNGSNATSAAVKLARAYTGKEVILRCKDHAFFSIDDWFMGNTAVNAGIPKSVQVLTDSFGYNDPQSLIEKINYHQNNVACVILEPAATCEPQDNFLQKVREICTQYGIVLIFDEVVSGFRFHPKGAQYLYGVTPDLASFGKAMANGFSISALTGKKEIMERGGIDHPYERVFLLSTTYGGETHHLRAAQKTLQLLLQDDYAITKHIWQTGKTIKEAYNQIARELGISDFTKAEGIDCRPYFSFTNTLGEQDPFLRTLFMQEMIKSGVLLQVIIPSYSHRDSEISQTIEGFEKSLKVIAQAIEKGNTKELLVGNETKPVFRKYN